In Quercus lobata isolate SW786 chromosome 12, ValleyOak3.0 Primary Assembly, whole genome shotgun sequence, a genomic segment contains:
- the LOC115969903 gene encoding uncharacterized protein LOC115969903, whose protein sequence is MKRKDLHHDLSFIPFSPRKSPRLDVELLENMNEDPPIRVPQILEQGLLLQDQQQQPFTCSSNNMLQLAVAPLSMLSSNSLEERALFLYNQPLNTPFFKSPCSPDFPIVVNSALIPGLKEHFLALGNGKLGNSMEKEDTDKNPMVSNDCVAVVPWVAPQPPLASGAKSPSAGVSEAMETEEVEMMDTDYDSDSNISGQRAFEYDGMVQEAGELPHWQQQHSMQPHFLKNNSAPVEW, encoded by the exons ATGAAGCGCAAGGATCTTCATCATGATCTCTCTTTCATTCCATTTTCTCCCAGAAAATCCCCAAGACTG GATGTTGAATTACTTGAAAACATGAATGAAGACCCACCAATTAGAGTTCCCCAGATACTTGAACAAGGGTTGTTATTGcaagatcaacaacaacaaccctTCACATGCAGTAGTAATAATATGCTGCAACTGGCTGTTGCTCCACTGTCGATGCTTTCGAGTAATAGTTTGGAGGAGAGAGCTCTTTTTCTCTACAATCAGCCACTAAACACCCCGTTTTTTAAGTCTCCTTGTTCGCCTGATTTTCCTATTGTTGTGAACTCTGCATTGATTCCGGGATTGAAAG AACATTTCCTCGCACTAGGAAATGGGAAGTTAGGGAATTCCATGGAGAAAGAAGACACAGACAAGAACCCCATGGTTTCAAATGACTGTGTGGCTGTTGTTCCCTGGGTTGCACCTCAACCTCCTTTAGCCTCAGGAGCAAAGTCACCTTCAGCAGGTGTGTCAGAGGCCATGGAAACGGAGGAGGTGGAAATGATGGACACAGATTATGACTCCGATTCAAATATCAGCGGTCAAAGGGCTTTTGAGTATGATGGAATGGTGCAAGAAGCTGGAGAATTACCACACTGGCAGCAACAACACAGTATGCAGCCACATTTCCTTAAAAACAATTCGGCTCCTGTCGAATGGTAA
- the LOC115971211 gene encoding uncharacterized protein LOC115971211, which yields MAMMMCTMAPGKLYFLRNLPSAPLKTTRRRFLMKPVRCAPIQPVSVSVEQQVDAGISCEPCNGTGWLTCDFCKGQKTNVKAENNRIYRRCPSCRAIGYILCSKCKVFKCVTFPNDSDGANLSF from the exons ATGGCGATGATGATGTGTACTATGGCCCCTGGGAAGCTCTACTTTTTACGGAATTTGCCATCGGCTCCGTTAAAGACGACGAGGCGGCGTTTTTTAATGAAGCCTGTGCGTTGCGCGCCAATTCAGCCAGTGTCAGTGTCAGTGGAACAACAG GTTGATGCAGGAATTAGCTGCGAACCTTGCAATGGTACAGGATGGTTAACTTGTGATTTTTGTAAAGGGCAAAAGACCAATGTGAAAGCTGAAAACAATCGGATCTACCGTCGATGTCCATCTTGCAGAGCT ATTGGATACATCTTGTGCTCAAAGTGCAAAGTTTTCAAATGTGTAACCTTCCCAAATGACAGTGATGGTGCAAATCTATCCTTTTGA
- the LOC115971209 gene encoding glycosyltransferase family protein 64 C3, giving the protein MEMNQIRTFVILFFFFFFSVNGFRTLSDDPCDPKAQRDPRTLRSDQITVLINGYSESRIPLLQSLAATYATSPLVSSVLVLWGNPSTPAQTVAQLAQNLSLHHSISLLRQSSNSLNNRFLPRSSIGTHAVLICDDDVEIDHESFEFAVRVWGSNRDRLIGFFVRSHDLDLSRKEWIYTVHPEKYSILLTKFMILRNDYLFKYSCNGGPAMVEMRRTVDRMSNCEDILMNFVVADETNVGPVLVGAKWARDYGDARNDVDVDQRLGLKDEGVKEVGLSSRRGEHRKRRGKCIMEFHRVMGRMPLRYGYGKVVNSVGEQGLCEKGGHLVFCDKS; this is encoded by the coding sequence ATGGAGATGAATCAGATTCGAACCTTCGTGatactcttctttttcttcttcttctctgtaAACGGTTTTCGTACACTATCCGATGATCCGTGCGACCCGAAGGCCCAGCGCGACCCGCGGACGCTCCGATCCGATCAAATAACGGTCTTGATCAACGGTTACTCCGAGTCTCGTATTCCTCTGCTCCAATCACTGGCTGCCACGTACGCAACTTCGCCTCTCGTATCCTCCGTGCTCGTCCTCTGGGGAAACCCCTCCACACCGGCCCAAACCGTAGCCCAATTGGcccaaaatctctctctccatcactcaatttctcTGCTCCGCCAATCATCGAACAGCCTCAACAATCGGTTCCTCCCTAGATCTTCCATCGGGACCCACGCCGTTTTGATATGCGACGATGACGTGGAGATCGACCACGAATCGTTCGAGTTCGCGGTGAGGGTTTGGGGATCGAACCGTGACCGTCTGATTGGATTCTTCGTGAGGTCGCACGATCTTGATTTGTCGAGGAAGGAGTGGATTTACACTGTGCATCCAGAGAAGTACTCGATTTTGCTCACCAAGTTTATGATTCTGAGAAATGATTACCTGTTTAAGTACAGCTGTAACGGTGGGCCCGCGATGGTTGAGATGAGGAGGACCGTTGATCGGATGAGTAATTGTGAGGACATCTTGATGAATTTTGTGGTGGCTGATGAGACTAACGTGGGGCCCGTTTTGGTGGGGGCGAAGTGGGCCAGGGATTACGGGGATGCGAGGAATGACGTTGATGTTGATCAACGGTTGGGATTGAAAGATGAGGGAGTGAAGGAAGTGGGGTTGAGTAGTAGGAGAGGGGAGCATAGGAAGAGGAGAGGGAAGTGTATAATGGAGTTTCATAGAGTGATGGGAAGAATGCCTTTGAGATACGGTTATGGGAAGGTAGTTAATTCAGTTGGTGAACAAGGTTTGTGTGAGAAAGGAGGACATTTGGTGTTTTGTGATAAATcatag